A single Halarcobacter anaerophilus DNA region contains:
- a CDS encoding shikimate kinase, which yields MSKKNNIILIGFMGVGKGTIARALVKKTDFFAVDTDDLIESAENKKIKKIFKEEGESYFRDLEKKCALWLEKNVDNTVISTGGGFFRQENIHKIGKIIYLESSFEGILNRIHSAPNAKNKLKKRPLLSDLEEAKKLYNQRIKDYEEVADIKIDVENRTIDEIVKDILGSIL from the coding sequence TTGAGTAAGAAAAACAATATAATTCTAATTGGATTTATGGGTGTAGGCAAAGGTACTATAGCAAGAGCTTTAGTTAAAAAAACAGATTTTTTTGCTGTTGATACCGATGACTTAATAGAGAGTGCAGAGAATAAAAAAATAAAAAAAATTTTTAAAGAAGAGGGTGAATCTTACTTTAGAGATTTGGAAAAAAAATGTGCTTTATGGCTTGAAAAAAATGTTGACAATACCGTAATTTCAACTGGTGGAGGTTTTTTCAGACAAGAAAATATCCACAAAATAGGGAAAATAATCTATTTGGAATCAAGTTTTGAAGGGATATTAAATAGAATTCATAGCGCACCAAATGCAAAAAATAAACTCAAAAAAAGACCTCTGCTTTCAGATTTAGAAGAGGCTAAAAAATTATATAATCAAAGAATTAAAGATTATGAAGAAGTAGCCGATATTAAAATTGATGTGGAAAATAGAACTATAGATGAGATTGTAAAAGATATATTAGGAAGTATATTATGA
- the hisD gene encoding histidinol dehydrogenase: MKIIKTTASNFDEEFENILSRAKTDIKEVSAIVTGIIDEIVQSGNEALKSHIQKFDKWEVKSDEELMISQEDMKKAYDNIDENLKKALHTAYDRIKKYHEKQLPKSWVDFEKNGTILGQKVTPVDKAGLYIPGGKAAYPSSLLMNAIPAIVAGVEEIVVCTPTPNNEVNELLLAACHICNVSKAFKVGGASAIAAMAYGTKTIPKVDVITGPGNIFVATAKKLVFGEVNIDMIAGPSEIGVLSDSSAKPKYLAIDLLSQAEHDEMASSIMITVDENIANETSVEVENYLKNLSREKIARKSIEDRGAIIVAKDMEEAIKLMNEIAPEHLEVMTSNPFELLPKIKHAGAIFLGENTPEPIGDYIAGPNHTLPTGSTAKFYSPLNVENFLKKSSIINFSKNAIDELGEACAILADTEGLTAHAKSVRVRLESK, from the coding sequence ATGAAAATAATAAAAACAACAGCTTCAAACTTTGATGAAGAGTTTGAAAATATTTTAAGTAGAGCAAAAACCGATATTAAAGAGGTATCGGCAATTGTTACAGGTATAATTGATGAGATAGTACAAAGCGGTAATGAAGCTTTAAAATCTCACATACAAAAATTTGATAAATGGGAAGTTAAAAGTGACGAAGAGCTTATGATTTCTCAAGAAGATATGAAAAAAGCTTACGATAACATAGATGAAAATCTAAAAAAAGCTTTACATACGGCTTATGACAGAATAAAAAAATACCATGAAAAACAGCTTCCTAAATCATGGGTGGATTTTGAAAAAAACGGAACAATATTAGGGCAAAAAGTAACTCCTGTAGATAAAGCCGGACTTTATATTCCGGGAGGAAAAGCAGCCTATCCAAGTTCCCTTTTGATGAATGCAATTCCCGCAATCGTTGCAGGTGTTGAAGAGATTGTAGTTTGTACGCCTACACCAAATAATGAAGTAAATGAACTTCTACTTGCTGCATGTCACATCTGTAATGTAAGCAAAGCTTTTAAAGTAGGAGGAGCCAGCGCTATTGCAGCTATGGCATACGGAACAAAGACAATTCCCAAAGTTGACGTAATAACAGGTCCGGGGAATATATTTGTCGCAACGGCAAAAAAACTTGTATTCGGTGAAGTAAACATTGATATGATAGCAGGTCCAAGTGAAATTGGAGTTTTAAGCGACAGCAGTGCAAAACCCAAATATCTGGCAATAGATCTATTATCTCAAGCAGAACACGATGAAATGGCAAGTTCAATTATGATAACAGTAGATGAAAATATTGCAAATGAGACTTCAGTTGAGGTTGAAAATTATTTAAAAAATTTAAGCAGAGAAAAAATTGCAAGAAAATCTATTGAAGACAGAGGTGCAATCATAGTTGCAAAAGATATGGAAGAAGCAATAAAATTGATGAATGAGATAGCTCCTGAACACTTAGAAGTTATGACAAGCAATCCTTTTGAACTTTTACCTAAAATCAAGCATGCAGGAGCTATTTTCTTAGGTGAAAATACACCTGAACCAATAGGTGATTATATAGCAGGACCGAATCATACTCTTCCAACAGGAAGTACGGCTAAATTTTACAGTCCTTTAAATGTAGAAAACTTTTTAAAGAAAAGTTCAATTATCAACTTCTCTAAAAATGCGATTGACGAATTAGGAGAAGCTTGTGCTATTCTAGCAGATACGGAAGGTTTAACCGCTCACGCAAAATCAGTAAGAGTTAGATTAGAAAGTAAATAA
- a CDS encoding DUF2018 family protein translates to MSKDWFIEDENDIFFGTVKSKYFDVTRGANKEIVEEEFDKLLEKVAVMELLLSKDKEEDFDIDRLIKEYIFQNLDEIENIKKDLYLELTSNIVSKLES, encoded by the coding sequence ATGTCAAAAGATTGGTTTATTGAGGACGAAAACGATATATTTTTTGGAACCGTTAAATCAAAATATTTTGATGTTACAAGAGGTGCAAATAAAGAGATTGTTGAAGAAGAATTCGACAAACTCTTAGAAAAAGTTGCAGTAATGGAACTTCTTTTATCAAAAGATAAAGAAGAAGATTTTGATATTGATAGACTGATTAAAGAGTATATCTTTCAAAATCTTGATGAAATAGAAAATATAAAAAAAGATTTATATTTAGAACTTACAAGCAATATAGTTAGTAAGTTAGAATCATAG
- a CDS encoding polyprenyl synthetase family protein → MEELEKVKDKIKDFILECKDEKSLKLLDLLPTGKMLRSKLILKIAGVNEESIKLCAIVEMIHASSLLHDDVIDEADTRRGKPSINALFDNKTSIMFGDVLYSKAFTELSQMNKDIAYTVSNAVTLLSIGEMLDVDLTDSFNTSYEKYLDMIYKKTASLIEASAKSAAILSNKNRDKYALYGRNLGLAFQMIDDILDITQDSATLGKPAMLDFVEGKVTIPYLLLYERVEDKKRLQSLYKKSLSKEEEAWIKEQMFETKALKDSINKAKNLGNEAIQAVKDENNESLVEIMSAMINREF, encoded by the coding sequence GTGGAAGAGTTAGAAAAAGTAAAAGATAAGATAAAAGATTTTATTTTAGAATGCAAAGATGAGAAGAGTTTAAAGTTATTGGATCTTTTACCGACAGGTAAAATGCTAAGAAGTAAATTGATTTTAAAAATTGCAGGGGTAAATGAAGAGTCTATAAAACTATGTGCAATAGTTGAGATGATTCATGCCTCTTCACTTTTACATGATGATGTAATAGACGAAGCAGATACAAGAAGAGGAAAACCCTCTATTAATGCCTTGTTTGACAATAAAACTTCAATAATGTTCGGGGATGTTTTATACTCTAAAGCCTTTACCGAACTATCTCAAATGAATAAAGATATTGCATACACAGTCTCAAATGCCGTAACTTTGTTAAGTATCGGTGAGATGTTAGATGTAGATTTGACTGACTCTTTTAATACTTCATATGAAAAGTATCTTGATATGATTTATAAAAAAACAGCCTCTTTAATTGAAGCTTCTGCAAAATCTGCCGCAATTTTGAGCAATAAAAACAGAGACAAATATGCACTGTACGGTAGAAATTTAGGTCTTGCCTTTCAAATGATTGATGATATCTTAGATATAACGCAAGACAGTGCTACTTTAGGAAAACCTGCAATGCTGGATTTTGTTGAAGGTAAAGTTACGATTCCTTATCTTTTATTATATGAAAGAGTGGAAGATAAAAAAAGACTGCAATCTTTATATAAAAAGAGTTTATCAAAAGAAGAAGAAGCTTGGATAAAAGAGCAAATGTTTGAAACAAAAGCTTTAAAAGATTCTATAAACAAAGCAAAAAATCTCGGAAATGAAGCAATTCAAGCTGTAAAAGATGAAAACAACGAATCTTTAGTAGAGATAATGAGTGCAATGATAAACAGAGAGTTTTAA
- the hemA gene encoding glutamyl-tRNA reductase gives MSYLSISFSHKNTDIQTREKLAFPNEENKDRFLKQLLDDENIEEAILLSTCNRVEIITSVESTAKASKSIIQKLDNYSKIGFEDLYDRADIYENDGAIHHLFSVASALDSLVIGETQIVGQLKDAFRFSLSKNYCEQNLPRALHYSFKCAAAVRNATSLGTGSVSVASTAVAKAKEIINDTAGVKALVIGAGEMSELTIKHLLSAGFDVVLISRDTKKAQMLADTFEEHIDVKEYSKLEELLNEIPVMITATSAPYPIIKQEMVKECSFERFWFDIAVPRDIDDIESSNLMIYSVDDLQDIVNSNMSLRAEQAKTAYAIVNKMSLEFFDWLKSLEIEPVVKHMYLKAEEIIDKKVEHAMKKGFIHKDDEANIRKLCQTVINEYLHQPQKKIKSISKDNQCDIVVGTLQSIFGLKSDTNRLNSHNCDKFKINE, from the coding sequence ATGAGTTATTTAAGTATTAGTTTTTCCCATAAAAATACAGATATTCAAACTAGAGAAAAACTGGCATTTCCCAATGAAGAGAATAAAGATAGATTTTTAAAACAACTGCTAGACGATGAAAATATAGAAGAAGCAATACTTTTATCAACATGTAACAGAGTAGAAATAATAACTTCGGTTGAAAGTACGGCAAAAGCCTCTAAATCAATAATCCAAAAATTGGATAATTATTCAAAAATCGGTTTTGAAGATCTTTATGACAGAGCAGATATATATGAAAATGACGGGGCAATTCATCATCTTTTCTCAGTTGCTTCGGCTCTTGATTCTTTGGTAATAGGAGAAACACAAATAGTAGGACAGCTAAAAGATGCTTTTAGGTTCTCTTTATCTAAAAATTATTGCGAACAAAATCTTCCAAGAGCTTTGCATTACTCTTTTAAATGCGCCGCAGCTGTGAGAAATGCTACAAGTTTGGGAACGGGTTCTGTTTCTGTCGCAAGTACGGCAGTTGCAAAAGCAAAAGAGATAATAAATGATACCGCCGGAGTAAAAGCACTTGTAATAGGTGCAGGAGAGATGAGTGAATTAACTATAAAACATCTTCTTTCAGCAGGATTTGACGTGGTTTTAATAAGCCGTGATACAAAAAAAGCACAAATGCTGGCAGATACTTTTGAAGAGCATATAGATGTTAAAGAGTATTCAAAATTAGAAGAGTTGTTAAATGAAATTCCTGTAATGATAACGGCAACTTCTGCTCCATATCCCATTATTAAACAAGAAATGGTAAAAGAGTGCAGTTTTGAAAGATTTTGGTTTGATATAGCAGTTCCAAGAGATATTGACGATATTGAATCTTCTAATTTGATGATTTACTCTGTTGATGATTTGCAAGATATAGTAAACAGTAATATGAGTTTAAGAGCCGAACAGGCAAAAACTGCATATGCAATAGTAAATAAAATGTCACTGGAATTTTTTGACTGGTTAAAATCTTTAGAAATTGAACCTGTAGTAAAACATATGTATTTAAAAGCCGAAGAGATTATTGATAAAAAAGTTGAACATGCTATGAAAAAAGGTTTTATACATAAAGATGATGAAGCAAATATAAGAAAACTTTGTCAAACCGTGATAAACGAGTATCTTCATCAGCCTCAAAAAAAGATTAAATCAATTTCAAAAGATAATCAATGCGATATCGTAGTTGGAACACTTCAATCAATTTTCGGCTTGAAGTCAGATACAAACAGATTAAACAGCCATAATTGCGATAAATTTAAAATAAATGAATAG
- a CDS encoding proline--tRNA ligase has product MKFSQMFIPTTKETPNDATLPSHQFLVRAGFILQTGAGIYDYMPLGKIVLDKIRAVVKEEMDKSGANEVQFGFVTPLSFWEESGRATAMGPELLKFKDRKGMGFVLSPTNEEAVVNMIKNRITSYKDLPINLYQIYTKFRDEARPRFGLMRGREFLMKDSYSFHATKEDLVREFHVMEETYKNVYTRLGLDFRVVSADSGAIGGSGSKEFMVLANSGEDTLVICPNCEYGANIEAATRKPVKKEPLETKELQKIETPNCKTIAEVSEFLKADPFYSMKAVMKKAVYEELSEVVLFFVRGTDELEETKACNAAGALELEDASEEEVRAANLVPGYCGIINLPENIKVFVDEELKEENNLVCGANEENFHYAGVDLTSMQNLNFADLVAVQEGDICSCCGGKLEYKKGIEAGHIFQLGTKYSEAMDAKFLDSNGKSQPFEMGCYGIGVSRLVAAVIEQNHDEKGCIWTKETAPFIVDVIVSNAKKDEELEAGMKIYEALKNAGVDTIIDDRKQQRFGFKMGDFELIGFPYAVVVGKKLKEGSVEVVDRKTLEKVEISIDEVVNYLIEKIK; this is encoded by the coding sequence ATGAAATTTTCTCAAATGTTCATACCGACAACAAAAGAGACCCCAAATGATGCAACACTGCCTTCTCACCAGTTTCTTGTAAGAGCAGGTTTTATTTTACAAACGGGTGCTGGAATATATGATTATATGCCCCTTGGTAAAATTGTATTGGATAAAATAAGAGCCGTAGTAAAAGAAGAGATGGATAAAAGCGGAGCAAACGAAGTTCAATTCGGTTTTGTAACTCCTTTATCTTTTTGGGAAGAATCAGGAAGAGCTACAGCAATGGGACCTGAGCTTCTAAAATTTAAAGATAGAAAAGGAATGGGTTTCGTATTAAGTCCGACAAATGAAGAAGCTGTCGTAAATATGATTAAAAATAGAATCACATCATATAAAGATTTACCGATAAATCTTTATCAGATTTATACAAAATTCAGAGATGAGGCAAGACCTAGATTCGGACTTATGAGAGGAAGAGAATTCCTGATGAAAGATTCTTACTCTTTTCATGCTACAAAAGAGGATTTAGTAAGAGAATTTCATGTAATGGAAGAGACTTATAAAAATGTTTATACAAGACTCGGACTTGATTTTAGAGTAGTTTCAGCTGATAGCGGAGCTATCGGTGGAAGCGGTTCAAAAGAGTTTATGGTTTTGGCAAACTCAGGTGAAGATACTCTTGTTATCTGCCCAAATTGCGAGTACGGTGCAAATATTGAAGCAGCTACTAGAAAACCTGTGAAAAAAGAGCCTTTAGAAACAAAAGAACTTCAAAAAATAGAAACACCTAATTGTAAAACAATTGCAGAAGTTAGTGAGTTTTTAAAAGCAGATCCTTTTTACTCTATGAAAGCAGTTATGAAAAAAGCTGTTTATGAAGAATTATCTGAAGTTGTTTTGTTTTTTGTAAGAGGAACAGATGAACTTGAAGAGACAAAAGCCTGCAATGCAGCAGGAGCTTTGGAGCTTGAAGATGCGAGTGAAGAAGAAGTTAGAGCTGCAAATCTAGTTCCAGGATATTGCGGAATAATAAATCTTCCCGAAAATATAAAAGTTTTTGTAGATGAAGAATTAAAAGAAGAAAATAACTTAGTTTGTGGAGCAAATGAAGAAAACTTTCATTATGCGGGAGTTGATTTAACTTCAATGCAAAATCTTAATTTTGCCGATTTAGTAGCTGTTCAAGAAGGTGATATTTGTTCTTGCTGCGGCGGAAAACTTGAATATAAAAAAGGTATTGAAGCGGGGCATATTTTCCAGTTAGGAACAAAATACTCTGAAGCAATGGATGCAAAATTTTTAGACTCAAACGGAAAATCTCAACCTTTTGAAATGGGATGTTACGGTATCGGAGTTTCAAGATTAGTAGCAGCCGTAATTGAACAAAACCATGATGAAAAAGGTTGTATCTGGACAAAAGAGACTGCACCTTTTATTGTAGACGTAATTGTATCAAATGCAAAAAAAGATGAAGAACTAGAAGCTGGGATGAAAATCTATGAAGCATTAAAAAATGCCGGGGTAGATACAATCATTGATGATAGAAAACAACAAAGATTCGGTTTTAAAATGGGAGATTTTGAGCTTATCGGATTCCCTTATGCAGTTGTAGTAGGTAAGAAATTAAAAGAAGGCTCTGTTGAAGTAGTAGATAGAAAAACTTTGGAAAAAGTTGAAATCTCTATTGATGAAGTTGTTAACTATTTAATTGAAAAAATCAAATAA
- a CDS encoding mechanosensitive ion channel family protein, with the protein MNSVETVSDMIGLYALNVAIAIVIFVVGKWLARKIADFANKMMLKNSKVDATLANFLDDIIYYVLIVIVVLTALKQLGVDTTSFFAILGAAGLAIGLALKDSLGNLASGVMIILFRPFNVGDFINAAGVTGKVEEVSIFNTILITPDNQKIIVPNGSISSGSITNINAKPERRVDLLVGISYDDDIKKAKNILTSLVEADERVLKDKGITVAVSELADSSVNFVVRAWVKTADYWDVKFDLTENVKVTFDKEGITIPYPQQDVHHHNND; encoded by the coding sequence ATGAATAGTGTAGAGACTGTTTCTGATATGATTGGACTTTATGCACTTAATGTTGCAATTGCAATTGTAATATTTGTAGTAGGTAAATGGTTAGCAAGAAAAATTGCAGATTTTGCCAATAAAATGATGTTAAAAAATAGTAAAGTGGATGCAACTTTAGCAAATTTTTTAGATGACATTATTTACTATGTTTTAATAGTAATTGTAGTTTTAACAGCACTAAAACAGTTGGGAGTTGATACAACTTCGTTCTTTGCTATTTTAGGTGCGGCAGGTTTAGCTATCGGTTTGGCTTTAAAAGATTCATTGGGAAATCTTGCATCAGGTGTTATGATTATTCTTTTTAGACCTTTTAACGTAGGAGATTTTATTAATGCAGCAGGCGTTACGGGAAAAGTTGAAGAAGTTTCGATTTTTAATACTATTTTAATTACTCCGGATAACCAAAAAATCATTGTGCCAAACGGTTCAATTTCAAGCGGTTCTATTACAAATATAAATGCAAAACCTGAAAGAAGAGTCGATTTGCTTGTAGGAATATCTTATGATGATGATATTAAAAAAGCAAAAAATATTTTAACTTCTCTTGTTGAAGCAGATGAAAGAGTTTTAAAAGACAAAGGAATTACGGTAGCTGTTTCGGAACTTGCAGACTCTTCTGTTAATTTTGTAGTAAGAGCTTGGGTAAAAACAGCTGATTATTGGGATGTAAAATTTGACTTAACGGAAAATGTAAAAGTTACATTTGACAAAGAGGGAATTACAATTCCTTATCCGCAACAGGATGTACACCACCACAATAATGATTAA
- a CDS encoding CCA tRNA nucleotidyltransferase, whose product MINIPEILEDILYELKSIGVLPILVGGCVRDSLLNLPSKDYDIELFNVDSFEKVEKSLKKFGRVKEVGRSFGVILLTAQEYSFDFALARIEKKIDKGHKGFEVDTSASLSYKEAALRRDFTINSIGYDYFEKRFLDPYKGIKDLENKILRHIKDETFIEDALRVYRAVQFCSRFNLKLDFNTQKLCKKMVKTEEFKTLPKERIFEEFKKLFLKSEKPSLGFNLLKELGILDYFPELKALVGCIQDKEYHPEGDVWIHTLMSLDEMVKIKTGEQYRDLYLFYAVLCHDFGKPFCTKEINGRITSHKHEALGVEPAISFLSKITSEKKFIEKIIPLIKNHLAPFQLYKAHSSLKAVKRLSLKCNIEDLCLVCLADCKGRTIPNKEKCDEAVKWLLEKAVEMNISNEALKPFVQGRDLITLGMKPSKEFKEILDYALNLQIDEELQKDEILERVKKRFKIE is encoded by the coding sequence ATGATTAATATCCCCGAAATATTAGAGGATATTTTATATGAGCTTAAAAGTATCGGTGTTTTGCCGATACTTGTAGGTGGCTGCGTTAGAGACTCGCTTTTAAACCTTCCTTCAAAAGATTATGATATTGAACTTTTCAATGTGGACTCTTTTGAAAAAGTAGAAAAATCTTTAAAAAAATTCGGCAGAGTTAAAGAGGTCGGAAGATCTTTTGGAGTAATACTTCTAACTGCACAAGAGTATAGTTTTGATTTTGCATTGGCAAGAATTGAAAAGAAAATAGATAAGGGTCATAAAGGTTTTGAAGTTGATACCTCCGCTTCTCTAAGTTATAAAGAAGCAGCTTTAAGAAGAGATTTTACTATAAATTCAATAGGTTATGACTATTTTGAAAAGAGATTTTTAGACCCTTATAAGGGAATCAAAGATTTAGAAAACAAAATTCTAAGACATATAAAAGATGAAACTTTTATAGAAGATGCCTTAAGGGTCTATCGAGCCGTGCAATTTTGCTCAAGATTTAATCTGAAACTTGATTTTAATACTCAAAAGCTTTGTAAAAAAATGGTAAAAACAGAAGAGTTTAAAACTTTGCCCAAAGAGCGTATTTTTGAAGAGTTTAAAAAACTTTTTTTAAAATCAGAAAAACCATCACTTGGATTTAATCTTTTAAAAGAGTTGGGTATTTTAGACTATTTTCCTGAATTAAAGGCTTTAGTAGGCTGTATACAAGATAAAGAGTATCATCCTGAAGGTGATGTTTGGATTCATACTTTAATGAGCCTTGATGAAATGGTTAAAATAAAAACAGGTGAGCAATACAGGGATCTTTATCTTTTTTATGCAGTTTTATGCCATGATTTTGGAAAACCTTTTTGTACAAAAGAGATAAACGGAAGAATAACTTCACACAAACATGAAGCTTTGGGAGTCGAACCTGCAATTAGTTTTTTGAGCAAAATCACGAGTGAAAAAAAATTTATAGAAAAAATTATCCCTTTGATTAAAAACCATTTAGCACCATTTCAATTATATAAAGCGCACTCTTCACTAAAAGCCGTAAAAAGACTCTCTTTAAAGTGTAATATTGAAGATTTATGTTTAGTCTGTTTGGCTGATTGTAAAGGAAGAACAATTCCAAATAAAGAAAAATGTGATGAAGCCGTAAAATGGCTTTTAGAAAAAGCGGTAGAAATGAATATCTCAAATGAAGCTTTAAAACCTTTTGTACAAGGAAGAGATTTAATAACATTGGGAATGAAACCCTCAAAAGAGTTTAAAGAGATTTTAGATTATGCTCTAAATCTGCAAATAGACGAAGAGCTGCAAAAAGATGAGATTTTAGAAAGAGTAAAAAAGAGATTTAAAATAGAGTAA
- a CDS encoding mechanosensitive ion channel family protein, giving the protein MEEYISQILNLAIEYAPKLALAIVTLILGLWAIKLVEKILEKTLIASKTDKTLIPFLKSLTSWILKILLFISVASMVGIATTSFVAVLGAAGLAVGLALQGSLSNFAGGVLLLIFRPYKIGDLIETQGHVGKVKEIQIFNTILTTYQNKTIIIPNSVISSNSITNISGNGTLRVDMEIGISYESDIDKAKEVILNTVAKNENVLKDPQCIVGVNALADSSVNLLVLPWCNTENYWDVYFGLREEIKKALDANNITIPFPQRDVHIINS; this is encoded by the coding sequence ATGGAAGAATACATCTCTCAGATTCTAAATCTGGCAATCGAATATGCACCCAAACTTGCACTGGCAATTGTTACTCTTATTTTGGGTTTATGGGCTATAAAATTAGTTGAAAAAATTTTAGAAAAAACTTTAATTGCTTCAAAAACAGATAAAACTTTAATTCCTTTTCTTAAAAGTCTTACTTCATGGATATTAAAAATACTACTTTTTATATCTGTTGCCTCAATGGTCGGTATCGCAACAACCTCATTTGTAGCAGTTCTAGGTGCAGCAGGTTTAGCTGTAGGTTTAGCATTGCAAGGCTCTTTGTCTAACTTTGCAGGAGGAGTTTTATTACTAATTTTCAGACCTTATAAAATAGGTGATTTAATTGAAACGCAAGGTCATGTAGGAAAAGTAAAAGAGATTCAGATTTTTAATACTATTCTAACAACTTATCAAAATAAAACTATTATTATTCCAAACTCTGTTATTTCATCAAACTCGATTACTAATATTTCAGGAAACGGAACTTTAAGAGTCGATATGGAAATCGGTATCTCGTATGAGAGCGATATTGACAAAGCAAAAGAGGTTATTTTGAATACTGTTGCAAAAAATGAAAATGTATTAAAAGATCCTCAATGTATTGTAGGAGTAAATGCACTTGCGGATAGTTCGGTTAATCTTTTGGTTTTACCTTGGTGTAATACGGAAAATTACTGGGATGTATATTTTGGACTAAGAGAAGAGATTAAAAAAGCACTTGATGCAAACAATATCACAATCCCTTTTCCACAAAGAGATGTACACATTATAAATTCATAA
- a CDS encoding apolipoprotein N-acyltransferase, giving the protein MFLVKRDNFNKTYIIKGLITSLFFSAFIYLAHFNIEYKILDTILGLVSLYLVLKIDKKALFVAGYFIGIFWFFWVGNSFEYYNLGYLSFFIPLFFGLGYGIIFFIIGVFDFTFYRAFILFVLSFIHPFGFNWFIPELLFINSFLDTSKISFALILLSLFILIEFPKKTKILAVISLLFTYTNSGQYIENPPNIKISMPQLNISQDQKWLKSNIPDLVENNLKLIDNAIKEKKNLIILPETVFPVVLNKRHELLAKLLKKSHFIDIIAGALYLEEGNYYNATYHISKGEALVAKKVVLVPFGEEIPFPKFLTDFINKIFFDGAEDYKKAASPTDFVINGVKFRNAICYEATSDKIFQNLDGVKYMIAISNNAWFTPSTEPTLQKMLLKYYAKKYNITIFHSVNGSKNTIIRP; this is encoded by the coding sequence ATGTTTTTAGTAAAACGCGACAATTTTAACAAAACTTATATAATAAAAGGCTTGATAACTTCTTTATTTTTCAGCGCCTTTATTTACCTTGCCCATTTTAATATAGAATACAAAATTTTAGATACGATTTTAGGACTTGTTTCACTATATTTAGTGCTTAAAATAGATAAAAAAGCTCTTTTTGTAGCAGGATATTTTATAGGTATATTTTGGTTTTTTTGGGTAGGGAACTCTTTTGAATACTACAATTTAGGATATCTTTCATTTTTCATTCCTTTGTTTTTCGGCTTAGGTTATGGAATTATTTTCTTTATTATAGGAGTATTTGATTTTACTTTTTACAGGGCTTTTATTCTCTTCGTTCTCTCTTTTATCCACCCTTTTGGTTTTAATTGGTTTATACCTGAACTTCTTTTTATTAACAGTTTCTTAGATACTTCCAAAATCTCTTTTGCACTTATTTTATTATCCCTTTTTATTTTAATTGAATTTCCTAAAAAAACTAAAATTTTGGCAGTTATATCTCTGCTTTTTACATATACAAACAGCGGTCAATATATTGAAAATCCCCCTAATATAAAAATCTCAATGCCCCAGTTAAATATTAGCCAAGATCAAAAATGGTTGAAATCAAATATTCCTGATTTGGTTGAGAATAATTTAAAGTTAATAGATAATGCCATTAAAGAGAAGAAAAATCTTATTATTCTTCCTGAAACCGTTTTTCCCGTAGTATTAAACAAAAGACATGAACTTTTGGCAAAGCTTCTTAAAAAATCTCATTTTATAGATATCATTGCCGGAGCATTATATTTAGAAGAGGGAAATTATTATAATGCAACATACCATATTTCAAAAGGTGAAGCTTTGGTTGCAAAAAAAGTTGTTTTAGTTCCTTTTGGAGAAGAGATTCCATTTCCTAAATTCTTAACAGACTTTATTAATAAAATCTTTTTTGACGGAGCCGAGGATTATAAAAAAGCAGCCTCTCCTACGGATTTTGTAATAAACGGTGTAAAGTTTAGAAATGCCATTTGTTATGAAGCTACCAGTGATAAAATCTTTCAGAATCTAGATGGAGTAAAATATATGATAGCTATTTCAAACAATGCTTGGTTTACTCCCTCAACTGAGCCTACTTTGCAGAAAATGCTTTTAAAATATTATGCAAAAAAATATAATATTACTATTTTTCATTCGGTAAACGGCAGTAAAAATACTATAATAAGACCTTAA
- the yajC gene encoding preprotein translocase subunit YajC, with the protein MEGQSADLLSSLLPLVALFAIFYFLIIRPQQKQAKKHKEMIAALKKGDKIVTNGGLMVEITKVEDDFLVVKNHDNSEMKLAKEFVAKLLD; encoded by the coding sequence ATGGAAGGTCAAAGTGCAGATTTATTAAGCTCATTACTACCTCTTGTTGCATTGTTTGCAATTTTTTATTTTCTAATTATCAGACCGCAGCAAAAACAAGCTAAAAAGCATAAAGAGATGATTGCAGCTCTGAAAAAAGGTGATAAGATTGTAACAAATGGTGGCTTAATGGTTGAAATTACAAAAGTAGAAGATGACTTTTTAGTAGTTAAAAACCACGATAACTCAGAAATGAAGCTTGCAAAAGAGTTTGTTGCAAAACTTCTAGACTGA